One genomic region from Macaca mulatta isolate MMU2019108-1 chromosome 20, T2T-MMU8v2.0, whole genome shotgun sequence encodes:
- the ROGDI gene encoding protein rogdi homolog isoform X2 produces the protein MATVMAATAAERAVLEEEFRWLLHDEVHAVLKQLQDILKEASLRFTLPGSGTEGPAKQENFILGSCGTDQVKGVLTLQGDALSQADVNLKMPRNNQLLHFAFREDKQWKLQQIQDARNHVSQAIYLLTSRDESYQFKTGAEVLKLMDAVMLQLTRARNRLTTPATLTLPEIAASGLTRMFAPALPSDLLVNVYINLNKLCLTVYQLHALQPNSTKNFRPAGGAVLHSPGAMLDPLTAHSEWGSQRLEVSHVHKVECVIPWLNDALVYFTVSLQLCQQLKDKISVFSSYWSYRPF, from the exons ATGGCCACCGTGATGGCAGCGACGGCGGCGGAGCGGGCCGTGCTG GAGGAGGAGTTCCGCTGGCTGCTGCACGACGAGGTGCACGCTGTGCTGAAGCAGCTGCAGGACATTCTCAAG GAGGCCTCTCTGCGCTTCACTCTGCCGGGCTCGGGCACTGAGGGGCCCGCCAAGCAAGAGAACTTCATCCTAGGCAGCTGTGG CACAGACCAGGTGAAGGGTGTGCTGACTCTGCAGGGGGATGCCCTCAGCCAGGCG GACGTGAACTTGAAGATGCCCCGGAACAACCAGCTGCTGCACTTCGCCTTCCGGGAGGACAAGCAGTGGAAGCTGCAGCAG ATCCAGGATGCCAGAAACCATGTGAGCCAAGCCATTTACCTGCTGACCAGCCGGGACGAGAGTTACCAGTTCAAGACGGGTGCTGAGGTCCTCAAG CTGATGGATGCAGTGATGCTGCAGCTGACCAGAGCCCGAAACCGCCTCACCACCCCCGCCACCCTCACCCTCCCTGAGATCGCCGCCAGTGGCCTCACG CGGATGTTCGCCCCCGCCCTGCCCTCCGACCTGCTGGTCAATGTCTACATCAACCTCAATAAGCTCTGCCTCACGGTGTACCAGCTGCATGCCCTGCAGCCCAACTCCACCAAG AACTTCCGCCCAGCCGGAGGCGCGGTGCTGCACAGCCCTGGGGCCATGTT GGACCCTCTCACCGCCCACAGCGAGTGGGGCTCTCAGCGCCTGGAGGTGAGCCACGTGCACAAGGTGGAGTGCGTGATCCCCTGGCTCAACGACGCCCTGGTCTACTTCACCGTCTCCTTGCAGCTCTGCCAGCAGCTTAAGGACAAG ATCTCCGTGTTCTCCAGCTACTGGAGCTACAGACCCTTCTGA
- the ROGDI gene encoding protein rogdi homolog isoform X3: MPSARRAQSGCGRRRPPCLFHPTLACQDVNLKMPRNNQLLHFAFREDKQWKLQQIQDARNHVSQAIYLLTSRDESYQFKTGAEVLKLMDAVMLQLTRARNRLTTPATLTLPEIAASGLTRMFAPALPSDLLVNVYINLNKLCLTVYQLHALQPNSTKNFRPAGGAVLHSPGAMLDPLTAHSEWGSQRLEVSHVHKVECVIPWLNDALVYFTVSLQLCQQLKDKISVFSSYWSYRPF, encoded by the exons ATGCCCTCAGCCAGGCG GGCTCAGAGTGGCTGTGGCAGGAGGCGCCCCCCGTGCCTGTTTCACCCCACTCTTGCCTGTCAGGACGTGAACTTGAAGATGCCCCGGAACAACCAGCTGCTGCACTTCGCCTTCCGGGAGGACAAGCAGTGGAAGCTGCAGCAG ATCCAGGATGCCAGAAACCATGTGAGCCAAGCCATTTACCTGCTGACCAGCCGGGACGAGAGTTACCAGTTCAAGACGGGTGCTGAGGTCCTCAAG CTGATGGATGCAGTGATGCTGCAGCTGACCAGAGCCCGAAACCGCCTCACCACCCCCGCCACCCTCACCCTCCCTGAGATCGCCGCCAGTGGCCTCACG CGGATGTTCGCCCCCGCCCTGCCCTCCGACCTGCTGGTCAATGTCTACATCAACCTCAATAAGCTCTGCCTCACGGTGTACCAGCTGCATGCCCTGCAGCCCAACTCCACCAAG AACTTCCGCCCAGCCGGAGGCGCGGTGCTGCACAGCCCTGGGGCCATGTT GGACCCTCTCACCGCCCACAGCGAGTGGGGCTCTCAGCGCCTGGAGGTGAGCCACGTGCACAAGGTGGAGTGCGTGATCCCCTGGCTCAACGACGCCCTGGTCTACTTCACCGTCTCCTTGCAGCTCTGCCAGCAGCTTAAGGACAAG ATCTCCGTGTTCTCCAGCTACTGGAGCTACAGACCCTTCTGA
- the ROGDI gene encoding protein rogdi homolog isoform X1, with amino-acid sequence MATVMAATAAERAVLEEEFRWLLHDEVHAVLKQLQDILKEASLRFTLPGSGTEGPAKQENFILGSCGTDQVKGVLTLQGDALSQAVSPPALRRPPCLFHPTLACQDVNLKMPRNNQLLHFAFREDKQWKLQQIQDARNHVSQAIYLLTSRDESYQFKTGAEVLKLMDAVMLQLTRARNRLTTPATLTLPEIAASGLTRMFAPALPSDLLVNVYINLNKLCLTVYQLHALQPNSTKNFRPAGGAVLHSPGAMFEWGSQRLEVSHVHKVECVIPWLNDALVYFTVSLQLCQQLKDKISVFSSYWSYRPF; translated from the exons ATGGCCACCGTGATGGCAGCGACGGCGGCGGAGCGGGCCGTGCTG GAGGAGGAGTTCCGCTGGCTGCTGCACGACGAGGTGCACGCTGTGCTGAAGCAGCTGCAGGACATTCTCAAG GAGGCCTCTCTGCGCTTCACTCTGCCGGGCTCGGGCACTGAGGGGCCCGCCAAGCAAGAGAACTTCATCCTAGGCAGCTGTGG CACAGACCAGGTGAAGGGTGTGCTGACTCTGCAGGGGGATGCCCTCAGCCAGGCGGTGAGTCCCCCAGCCCT GAGGCGCCCCCCGTGCCTGTTTCACCCCACTCTTGCCTGTCAGGACGTGAACTTGAAGATGCCCCGGAACAACCAGCTGCTGCACTTCGCCTTCCGGGAGGACAAGCAGTGGAAGCTGCAGCAG ATCCAGGATGCCAGAAACCATGTGAGCCAAGCCATTTACCTGCTGACCAGCCGGGACGAGAGTTACCAGTTCAAGACGGGTGCTGAGGTCCTCAAG CTGATGGATGCAGTGATGCTGCAGCTGACCAGAGCCCGAAACCGCCTCACCACCCCCGCCACCCTCACCCTCCCTGAGATCGCCGCCAGTGGCCTCACG CGGATGTTCGCCCCCGCCCTGCCCTCCGACCTGCTGGTCAATGTCTACATCAACCTCAATAAGCTCTGCCTCACGGTGTACCAGCTGCATGCCCTGCAGCCCAACTCCACCAAG AACTTCCGCCCAGCCGGAGGCGCGGTGCTGCACAGCCCTGGGGCCATGTT CGAGTGGGGCTCTCAGCGCCTGGAGGTGAGCCACGTGCACAAGGTGGAGTGCGTGATCCCCTGGCTCAACGACGCCCTGGTCTACTTCACCGTCTCCTTGCAGCTCTGCCAGCAGCTTAAGGACAAG ATCTCCGTGTTCTCCAGCTACTGGAGCTACAGACCCTTCTGA
- the ROGDI gene encoding protein rogdi homolog codes for MATVMAATAAERAVLEEEFRWLLHDEVHAVLKQLQDILKEASLRFTLPGSGTEGPAKQENFILGSCGTDQVKGVLTLQGDALSQADVNLKMPRNNQLLHFAFREDKQWKLQQIQDARNHVSQAIYLLTSRDESYQFKTGAEVLKLMDAVMLQLTRARNRLTTPATLTLPEIAASGLTRMFAPALPSDLLVNVYINLNKLCLTVYQLHALQPNSTKNFRPAGGAVLHSPGAMFEWGSQRLEVSHVHKVECVIPWLNDALVYFTVSLQLCQQLKDKISVFSSYWSYRPF; via the exons ATGGCCACCGTGATGGCAGCGACGGCGGCGGAGCGGGCCGTGCTG GAGGAGGAGTTCCGCTGGCTGCTGCACGACGAGGTGCACGCTGTGCTGAAGCAGCTGCAGGACATTCTCAAG GAGGCCTCTCTGCGCTTCACTCTGCCGGGCTCGGGCACTGAGGGGCCCGCCAAGCAAGAGAACTTCATCCTAGGCAGCTGTGG CACAGACCAGGTGAAGGGTGTGCTGACTCTGCAGGGGGATGCCCTCAGCCAGGCG GACGTGAACTTGAAGATGCCCCGGAACAACCAGCTGCTGCACTTCGCCTTCCGGGAGGACAAGCAGTGGAAGCTGCAGCAG ATCCAGGATGCCAGAAACCATGTGAGCCAAGCCATTTACCTGCTGACCAGCCGGGACGAGAGTTACCAGTTCAAGACGGGTGCTGAGGTCCTCAAG CTGATGGATGCAGTGATGCTGCAGCTGACCAGAGCCCGAAACCGCCTCACCACCCCCGCCACCCTCACCCTCCCTGAGATCGCCGCCAGTGGCCTCACG CGGATGTTCGCCCCCGCCCTGCCCTCCGACCTGCTGGTCAATGTCTACATCAACCTCAATAAGCTCTGCCTCACGGTGTACCAGCTGCATGCCCTGCAGCCCAACTCCACCAAG AACTTCCGCCCAGCCGGAGGCGCGGTGCTGCACAGCCCTGGGGCCATGTT CGAGTGGGGCTCTCAGCGCCTGGAGGTGAGCCACGTGCACAAGGTGGAGTGCGTGATCCCCTGGCTCAACGACGCCCTGGTCTACTTCACCGTCTCCTTGCAGCTCTGCCAGCAGCTTAAGGACAAG ATCTCCGTGTTCTCCAGCTACTGGAGCTACAGACCCTTCTGA